In the genome of Gloeotrichia echinulata CP02, one region contains:
- a CDS encoding alcohol dehydrogenase catalytic domain-containing protein, with product MKGIWLENNQLQFCTDISIPEPAPGEALVRVLRAGICNTDLELLRGYYPYTGILGHEFVGVVEQGPENLINQRVVGEINAVCGHCRFCRRGQPTHCENRTVLGIVNRHGAFADYLCLPVQNLHIVPDNVTTDVATFTEPVAAALEIQQQVALSADDRVVVIGDGKLGQLVAQTLALSGCELLVVGRHRDKLANLEARGIKTGLADAVVDRYFDISVECTGNPEGFAIARRALRPRGTLVLKSTYAGNLSLDASSLVVDEITLIGSRCGPFAPALQLLATGQVDVKPLIHAHYPLSEGLAAFELAQKRGVLKVLLEMETA from the coding sequence ATGAAAGGAATCTGGCTCGAAAACAACCAATTGCAATTTTGCACAGATATATCCATTCCCGAACCAGCGCCAGGAGAAGCCCTGGTGCGCGTTTTGCGTGCAGGTATCTGTAACACTGACCTAGAATTGCTCAGAGGCTACTATCCCTACACTGGCATTTTAGGACATGAATTTGTCGGCGTTGTCGAACAAGGTCCAGAAAACCTAATAAACCAGCGAGTAGTCGGCGAAATTAATGCTGTCTGCGGTCATTGTCGCTTCTGTCGTCGGGGACAACCGACACATTGCGAAAACCGTACAGTTTTGGGAATTGTCAATCGCCACGGCGCCTTTGCAGACTATCTCTGTTTACCTGTACAGAATCTGCATATTGTACCCGATAATGTCACCACAGATGTAGCGACTTTTACCGAACCTGTAGCAGCAGCCCTAGAAATTCAACAGCAGGTGGCGTTGAGTGCAGATGACCGGGTGGTAGTAATTGGCGATGGTAAACTGGGACAATTAGTAGCCCAGACATTAGCTTTAAGCGGTTGTGAACTGCTGGTAGTCGGGCGTCATCGAGACAAACTGGCTAACCTAGAAGCCAGGGGTATTAAAACTGGACTAGCCGACGCTGTAGTTGATCGCTATTTCGATATCTCCGTTGAGTGTACAGGAAATCCCGAAGGATTTGCGATCGCCCGCCGCGCCCTGCGTCCCCGTGGTACATTAGTCTTGAAAAGTACCTATGCAGGCAATCTCAGCCTAGATGCTTCTTCTTTAGTAGTCGATGAAATTACACTCATTGGTTCTCGCTGCGGTCCCTTTGCGCCAGCACTCCAGCTACTAGCTACAGGACAAGTGGATGTAAAACCCTTGATACATGCTCATTATCCCCTCAGCGAAGGGTTGGCTGCTTTTGAGTTGGCGCAGAAACGAGGAGTTTTAAAGGTTTTGTTGGAGATGGAAACAGCATAG
- a CDS encoding type I restriction endonuclease subunit R: MVQTIPARDISLYELEEKFGLQLVTNADFFTEWTNDLPSLNDAENLSLERVKSNYLNLSQRRPMSEEAVKMVVLSPLLDLAGFYQPPFEIETEKSTEISAVDESIIVKGNIDVLVIQKRFWVLVIESKSTKFDVLTALPQALAYMLDTPNIEQPTFGLLVNGREFVFVKLVQQEKPKYARSYALSIERDAEFQQVLSVLKRIGQLILL, from the coding sequence ATGGTGCAAACAATCCCAGCGCGGGATATCAGCCTTTATGAACTAGAAGAAAAATTTGGTTTGCAATTGGTTACAAATGCTGATTTTTTCACAGAATGGACAAATGATTTACCATCGTTGAATGATGCAGAAAATTTATCGCTCGAACGAGTTAAAAGCAACTATTTAAATTTAAGTCAACGTCGTCCAATGTCAGAAGAAGCAGTGAAGATGGTAGTGCTATCTCCACTGCTAGATTTAGCAGGTTTTTATCAGCCACCTTTTGAAATTGAAACTGAAAAATCTACTGAGATTTCTGCTGTAGATGAAAGCATAATAGTCAAAGGTAATATTGATGTTTTAGTAATTCAAAAACGTTTTTGGGTACTAGTTATTGAATCTAAAAGCACTAAATTTGATGTCTTAACCGCATTACCTCAAGCACTTGCTTATATGCTTGATACTCCCAATATTGAACAACCAACGTTTGGATTACTTGTCAACGGTAGAGAGTTTGTTTTTGTCAAGCTAGTTCAGCAAGAAAAGCCAAAATATGCTCGTTCTTATGCGTTATCAATTGAACGAGATGCAGAATTTCAACAGGTACTAAGTGTATTAAAACGCATTGGTCAATTAATTTTGTTGTAG
- a CDS encoding Rpn family recombination-promoting nuclease/putative transposase — protein MKRDSIYYQIFKRFPGLLFQLVDHPPQQAQNYRFESVEVKETAFRIDGVFLPPKDATSRVIYFAEVQFQKDEGLYHRFFTEAMMYLNRNRSGYDDWFCVVIFPSRSLEPSDRKTHRIYLNSNQVQRIYLDELGEANQQPIGINLMQLTVASDEVMAQQARLLIERVQLESTDTLLKTEILDIITTIAVYKFSSLSREEVEAMLGLTLEQTRVYQDAKAEGLEQGLEQGREQGLEQGREQGREQGREQGREEREAEMLKLTVPLLLKTGMTIEQIALQLKVDVEAVQQAAQQST, from the coding sequence GTGAAACGAGACTCGATTTATTATCAAATTTTTAAACGCTTTCCAGGGTTACTGTTTCAACTGGTTGATCACCCACCACAACAAGCACAAAACTATCGATTTGAATCAGTCGAGGTAAAAGAAACCGCGTTTCGCATCGATGGTGTATTTTTACCGCCAAAGGATGCAACATCCAGAGTAATCTATTTTGCGGAAGTTCAATTCCAAAAAGATGAAGGACTGTATCATCGATTCTTTACCGAGGCGATGATGTACCTGAACCGGAATCGCTCTGGGTATGATGACTGGTTTTGTGTGGTAATTTTTCCCTCCCGTTCCTTGGAACCAAGCGATCGCAAAACTCATCGAATATATCTCAACAGCAACCAAGTACAGCGAATTTATCTCGACGAGTTAGGCGAAGCTAACCAGCAGCCAATAGGTATCAACTTGATGCAGTTGACTGTAGCATCTGATGAGGTAATGGCGCAGCAAGCCCGTCTATTAATTGAACGGGTACAATTAGAGTCAACGGACACACTGCTGAAAACCGAAATCCTAGACATCATCACCACAATCGCCGTTTATAAATTTTCGTCGTTGAGTAGAGAGGAAGTTGAAGCCATGCTAGGACTAACTTTAGAGCAAACCAGGGTTTATCAGGACGCGAAAGCCGAGGGGCTAGAACAAGGGCTAGAACAAGGTCGAGAACAAGGGCTAGAACAAGGTCGAGAACAAGGTCGAGAACAAGGTCGAGAACAAGGTCGAGAAGAACGGGAAGCTGAAATGTTGAAACTTACCGTACCTTTGTTACTCAAAACAGGGATGACCATAGAGCAGATTGCTCTACAGCTTAAGGTTGATGTAGAAGCAGTCCAGCAAGCTGCACAGCAAAGTACATAG
- a CDS encoding type II toxin-antitoxin system Phd/YefM family antitoxin, translated as MQTYTLTDARNKHGEVFDKAAIEPVLLTKQSRPSHVIISAESYQKLINRLQELEDMLFGQAAEAALSQSQMVGTEAFTSALEQFANGEA; from the coding sequence ATGCAGACCTACACTCTCACAGATGCTCGTAACAAACACGGTGAGGTTTTTGACAAGGCTGCTATTGAGCCGGTGCTATTAACCAAGCAATCACGGCCTAGTCATGTAATTATCTCAGCAGAAAGCTATCAAAAATTAATTAATCGGCTGCAAGAATTAGAAGACATGCTTTTTGGTCAAGCGGCGGAAGCTGCTTTGAGTCAGTCGCAAATGGTTGGTACAGAAGCTTTTACCTCTGCATTGGAGCAGTTTGCTAATGGCGAGGCTTGA
- a CDS encoding putative toxin-antitoxin system toxin component, PIN family — MPIPQVVFDTNVIVSGLRSKRGSAFRLLTLVGTGQFDINLSVPLVLEYQEVLSRELSNLYVTATDIEQLIEFHCSVAKRHRIFFLWRPYLPDPKDDMVLELAVKAGCDSVVTYNTRDFVGIERFGIRTVTPAEFLQSIGALP, encoded by the coding sequence ATGCCAATTCCGCAAGTTGTATTTGATACGAACGTTATTGTTTCTGGGTTGCGTTCTAAACGTGGCAGTGCTTTCCGTCTACTGACGCTGGTAGGTACAGGTCAATTTGACATCAATCTCTCTGTTCCCCTGGTTTTGGAATATCAAGAGGTTTTATCACGAGAACTTTCAAATTTGTATGTCACTGCAACAGATATTGAACAACTAATTGAGTTTCACTGTTCGGTTGCGAAACGACATAGAATATTTTTTCTCTGGCGACCATATCTGCCCGATCCAAAAGACGATATGGTGTTAGAACTGGCAGTTAAGGCAGGATGTGATAGTGTAGTGACGTACAACACTCGTGACTTTGTTGGCATCGAGCGTTTTGGAATCAGAACAGTTACACCAGCTGAGTTTCTACAATCTATTGGAGCATTGCCATGA
- a CDS encoding inositol monophosphatase family protein → MTDFWTTVLEFAQTTTTRVGKQLMQDFGQVQPSLKADGSLVTQADKWADQEIRDAIASNFAGYGILTEESERVFPGTEWCWVLDPVDGTTNFTRGLPIWSISLGLLYQGTPIFGYIYVPPLDQAFYGFWQGTSGLVTPTGAFLNHHPIHTSKDAPSNHHFFNLCSRSTGVIQPSFPCKIRILGVASYNFLTVATGATLGGIEATPKVWDFAAAWAIVQAAGGTWVWLKSDPFPLTPGEDYSDRPFPTLVVSRPELVSVFTPFLEGVKI, encoded by the coding sequence ATGACTGATTTTTGGACAACGGTGCTTGAGTTTGCCCAAACTACTACTACCAGAGTGGGTAAGCAATTGATGCAGGATTTTGGACAGGTACAGCCTTCGCTCAAAGCTGATGGTAGTTTGGTGACGCAAGCCGATAAATGGGCCGATCAGGAAATTCGGGATGCGATCGCTTCTAATTTTGCAGGTTACGGAATTCTCACCGAAGAAAGCGAACGGGTGTTTCCGGGGACAGAATGGTGTTGGGTGCTTGACCCTGTGGACGGTACAACTAACTTTACACGGGGGCTTCCCATTTGGTCGATTTCCCTCGGCTTACTGTATCAAGGTACGCCGATTTTTGGTTATATTTACGTACCACCACTAGACCAAGCCTTTTATGGATTTTGGCAAGGTACATCTGGATTAGTAACGCCAACTGGGGCTTTTCTCAATCATCATCCCATCCACACTAGCAAAGATGCTCCCAGTAATCATCACTTTTTTAACCTTTGTTCCCGCAGTACCGGAGTGATCCAACCAAGCTTTCCCTGCAAAATTCGCATTTTGGGAGTTGCTAGCTATAACTTCCTGACTGTTGCGACTGGCGCCACCCTAGGGGGAATTGAAGCGACACCAAAAGTATGGGATTTCGCAGCAGCTTGGGCGATTGTCCAAGCTGCTGGTGGTACTTGGGTATGGTTGAAATCAGACCCATTTCCCTTAACACCAGGAGAAGATTATAGCGATCGCCCTTTCCCCACCCTTGTTGTCAGTCGCCCAGAATTGGTGTCTGTGTTTACACCATTTCTCGAAGGAGTAAAAATTTAA
- a CDS encoding BCD family MFS transporter: MASGDAFNSRINSIAVPKVNLLTMFQLGLFQMGLSMMSILTLGVLNRVMIQEIAIPATLVSLVLALPAFVSPSRIWFGQISDAKPMWGYHRTAYVWVGAAIFAIAAFLAVQVMWQLNFAANLAGGWAWTPATIGWTAVLALVFAVYGLALCASGTAFAALLVDISEEDNRSKVVGVVWSMLMVGIIVGAIISSGLLKQLTPEATTASLQAAVNQLFMIVPAIVFGLAIIATLGVEKKYSRYTSRSSLVNRDDSISLGKAWKILTASRQTGLFFTFLLVMTLCLFMQDPIMEPYAGQVFKMPLAESTKLNVFYGTGLLIAYGVTGFLIVPRLGKRRTARLGCVLVAFCSILLGLSGFSANPVLLKVGLVMFGLAAGFLTTAAVSLMLDLTAAEAAGTFIGAWGLAQSMSRGVAVVIGGAVLDIGRKLLPSLELAYGLVFLLEAVGMIVSIWFLNRVNVTEFQTNTKQAITSVLSSDLD, encoded by the coding sequence ATGGCAAGCGGTGATGCATTTAATTCCCGAATAAACTCTATCGCTGTACCAAAGGTCAATCTGCTGACCATGTTCCAGCTAGGCTTGTTTCAAATGGGGTTGAGCATGATGTCTATCTTGACTCTGGGGGTATTAAACAGAGTCATGATTCAGGAAATAGCAATTCCGGCGACGTTGGTGTCATTAGTTCTAGCACTACCGGCGTTTGTGTCTCCTTCGCGGATCTGGTTTGGTCAGATATCCGACGCCAAGCCGATGTGGGGCTATCATCGTACAGCTTATGTCTGGGTAGGAGCAGCAATATTTGCGATCGCGGCGTTTTTAGCTGTACAAGTAATGTGGCAGTTAAATTTTGCTGCAAATCTTGCTGGTGGTTGGGCTTGGACTCCCGCAACAATTGGCTGGACTGCGGTTTTAGCTTTGGTTTTTGCTGTTTACGGTCTCGCACTTTGTGCTAGTGGTACTGCTTTTGCGGCGTTGTTAGTGGATATATCGGAAGAAGACAACCGTTCCAAAGTTGTTGGTGTGGTTTGGTCAATGCTGATGGTGGGGATTATTGTTGGGGCGATTATTAGTTCGGGGTTGCTGAAACAATTAACACCAGAAGCGACTACAGCCAGTTTGCAAGCTGCAGTTAACCAACTGTTTATGATTGTCCCAGCAATTGTGTTTGGCTTGGCAATCATCGCCACTTTGGGCGTCGAGAAAAAATATTCTCGATATACCAGTCGTTCTTCCTTGGTTAACCGAGATGACAGCATTAGCTTGGGTAAAGCTTGGAAAATCTTAACCGCTAGTCGGCAAACAGGTTTGTTTTTCACCTTTTTATTGGTGATGACTCTGTGCTTGTTTATGCAAGACCCAATTATGGAACCCTATGCAGGGCAGGTATTTAAAATGCCTTTAGCGGAAAGTACCAAATTGAATGTTTTTTATGGTACTGGCTTGCTGATTGCTTACGGCGTCACTGGCTTTTTGATTGTACCACGCTTGGGTAAACGCAGAACTGCACGCCTAGGCTGTGTATTGGTGGCATTCTGTTCCATATTATTGGGTTTATCGGGATTCTCTGCTAATCCAGTGCTGTTGAAAGTGGGTTTAGTTATGTTTGGTTTAGCTGCTGGTTTCTTAACTACAGCCGCAGTTAGCTTAATGTTAGATTTAACTGCAGCAGAAGCCGCAGGGACATTTATTGGGGCTTGGGGATTAGCTCAGTCTATGTCTAGGGGAGTAGCAGTAGTTATCGGTGGTGCTGTCTTAGATATAGGTCGTAAGCTACTACCCAGTTTGGAGTTAGCCTATGGGCTGGTATTTCTCCTAGAAGCCGTGGGGATGATTGTATCGATTTGGTTCCTGAATCGGGTCAATGTGACGGAATTTCAAACGAATACTAAACAGGCGATCACTTCTGTGTTGTCAAGCGATTTAGATTGA
- a CDS encoding type II toxin-antitoxin system RelE/ParE family toxin, which translates to MARLDGLGTVLDFLNGLQPKIAAQIAKKVLALNVEPLPADSEQLSGYQGFYRVDSGEYRIIYRYFPEQDLVEVILVGKRNDDDVYKRLKRLLG; encoded by the coding sequence ATGGCGAGGCTTGATGGTCTAGGAACTGTTCTTGATTTTCTGAATGGTTTACAACCTAAAATAGCAGCACAGATTGCAAAAAAGGTTTTGGCTTTGAATGTTGAACCTTTACCAGCTGATAGTGAGCAGCTATCTGGTTATCAGGGTTTCTATCGAGTTGATAGTGGTGAATATCGAATTATTTACAGGTACTTTCCTGAGCAAGATTTAGTAGAAGTGATTTTAGTTGGTAAACGCAATGATGATGATGTATACAAAAGATTAAAGCGTTTATTGGGATAA
- a CDS encoding Uma2 family endonuclease, producing MTALTLNLNSVIKLTKDQFYQLCAENPDLKLERNAQGELIIMPPTGGETGKSNSTINAQIWFWNDQNQLGEVFDSSTGFTLPSGADRSPDVSWVEKSRWDALTKEQKEKFIPLCPDFVIEIMSPNDSLKKTQMKMQEYIENGCRLGWLLNRKKQEVEIYRPGKDVELLKLPQTISGENVLPGFVLNMQKIWG from the coding sequence ATGACAGCACTGACATTAAACCTCAATTCTGTAATTAAACTGACAAAAGACCAGTTTTATCAATTGTGTGCAGAAAATCCAGATTTAAAATTAGAACGCAATGCCCAAGGAGAATTAATTATAATGCCACCAACAGGAGGAGAAACAGGAAAAAGTAATTCTACTATTAACGCTCAAATATGGTTCTGGAACGACCAAAATCAATTGGGCGAAGTTTTTGATTCATCAACTGGATTTACGTTACCTTCAGGGGCTGACCGTTCTCCTGATGTTTCTTGGGTAGAAAAATCTCGTTGGGATGCTTTGACTAAAGAACAAAAAGAAAAATTTATTCCCCTATGTCCCGATTTTGTTATCGAGATAATGTCACCTAATGACAGCTTGAAAAAAACTCAGATGAAGATGCAAGAGTATATCGAAAATGGTTGTCGTCTAGGTTGGTTGCTCAACCGAAAAAAACAGGAAGTAGAAATTTATCGTCCCGGAAAAGATGTGGAACTTTTAAAATTACCTCAAACTATTTCCGGGGAAAATGTTTTACCCGGTTTTGTACTAAATATGCAAAAAATTTGGGGATAA
- a CDS encoding ChaN family lipoprotein, with the protein MKIHFLNSVSTQVFTLSLGIFLFWMLPSYAQEVENPCAVFVASKCVNSLAQILPELAKANVVYLGETHDSLEDHQNQLKIIQQLYQGNSKIVIALEMFQRPYQGVINQYLAGKITEEELIEQSEYAKRWGFPWEYYAPILRFAQEKQLAVLALNTPSEITRQVARKGLNSLTASQREQIPPISEIRTDNQQYRQLVLAAFQNHQAAGHGNSANASRFFEAQVLWDETMADSIAKFIRANPDYQVVVLAGQGHIIYGYGIPSRVARRLQDKKLIQRSVLLSPPTDISAKVDQAIADFIFQMSNELSNE; encoded by the coding sequence ATGAAAATTCATTTTCTCAACTCCGTTTCCACCCAGGTTTTTACTTTGTCTCTGGGTATTTTTTTATTTTGGATGTTACCAAGTTATGCTCAAGAAGTAGAAAATCCCTGTGCTGTCTTTGTTGCCAGTAAATGCGTTAATAGTTTAGCACAAATTTTACCAGAACTGGCAAAGGCGAATGTGGTGTATTTGGGTGAAACTCACGATAGTCTCGAAGACCACCAAAATCAACTCAAAATTATTCAGCAACTTTATCAGGGTAATTCAAAAATTGTCATCGCTTTAGAAATGTTTCAGCGTCCCTATCAAGGTGTGATTAATCAATATCTCGCAGGAAAAATCACTGAGGAAGAACTTATAGAACAAAGCGAGTATGCAAAACGCTGGGGTTTTCCTTGGGAATATTACGCCCCTATCTTGCGATTTGCTCAAGAAAAACAACTCGCGGTTTTAGCTTTAAATACTCCTAGCGAAATTACTCGCCAAGTTGCACGTAAAGGTTTAAACAGTTTGACAGCATCGCAAAGAGAGCAAATTCCGCCAATATCGGAAATTCGCACAGATAATCAGCAATATCGCCAACTGGTTTTAGCAGCTTTTCAAAATCATCAAGCTGCTGGTCATGGTAACAGTGCTAATGCATCCCGCTTTTTTGAGGCGCAAGTTTTGTGGGATGAAACAATGGCTGATTCTATTGCTAAGTTTATCAGGGCTAATCCAGATTATCAAGTTGTCGTTTTAGCTGGTCAGGGACACATTATTTATGGTTACGGTATTCCCAGCCGTGTCGCTCGTCGTCTTCAGGATAAAAAACTGATTCAGCGTTCTGTCTTGCTCAGTCCACCAACTGATATTTCTGCAAAAGTAGATCAGGCGATCGCTGATTTTATTTTCCAAATGAGTAATGAGTTGAGTAATGAGTAA
- a CDS encoding WD40 repeat domain-containing protein: MQTGELKSTLTGHSDAVGSVAISPDGQTLVSGSRDGTIKIWRMP; the protein is encoded by the coding sequence TTGCAAACAGGAGAGTTGAAATCTACCCTCACTGGTCATTCCGACGCGGTTGGTTCCGTCGCCATCAGCCCAGATGGTCAGACTTTGGTGAGTGGGAGTAGGGACGGGACTATCAAAATTTGGCGGATGCCGTAG
- a CDS encoding transcriptional regulator — protein MTSTFNPESYGKLLAEYKPKTITNAQENEQAIALAQNLEHRPNRTPEEDMLLELLVTLIEKFEESNYPIPQGTPHLMLMHLMDARDMTIEALAEVIGSLEDVREIINGLRPINKSEVEALANYFHVDASLFT, from the coding sequence ATGACCAGTACTTTTAATCCTGAATCTTACGGTAAACTGCTAGCCGAATATAAACCAAAAACAATTACTAACGCCCAAGAAAACGAACAAGCGATCGCACTCGCCCAAAACTTAGAGCATCGCCCCAATCGTACACCAGAAGAGGATATGCTTTTGGAACTGTTGGTGACATTAATCGAAAAATTTGAAGAAAGTAATTACCCAATCCCTCAAGGTACGCCCCATTTAATGCTAATGCATCTAATGGATGCACGGGATATGACAATCGAAGCATTAGCTGAGGTAATTGGCTCATTGGAAGATGTGCGAGAAATTATTAATGGCTTACGCCCCATCAACAAATCTGAAGTAGAAGCACTTGCAAACTATTTTCACGTAGATGCTAGCTTATTTACCTAG
- a CDS encoding Rpn family recombination-promoting nuclease/putative transposase has product MKRDSIYYQIFKRFPGLLFQLVDHPPQQAQNYRFESVEVKETAFRIDGVFLPPKDATSRVIYFAEVQFQKDEGLYHRFFTEAMMYLNRNRSGYDDWFCVVIFPSRSLEPSDRKTHRIYLNSNQVQRIYLDELGEPNQQPIGINLMQLTVVSDEVMAQQARLLIERVQLESTDTLLKTEILDIITTIAVYKFSSLSREEVEAMLGLTLEQTRVYQDAKAEGREQGLEQGREQGREQGREQGREEQKAEMLKLTVPLLLKTGMTIEQIAQQLKVDVEAVQLAAQQST; this is encoded by the coding sequence GTGAAACGAGACTCGATTTATTATCAAATTTTTAAACGCTTTCCAGGGTTACTGTTTCAACTGGTTGATCACCCACCACAACAAGCACAAAACTATCGATTTGAATCAGTCGAGGTAAAAGAAACCGCGTTTCGCATCGATGGTGTATTTTTACCGCCAAAGGATGCAACATCCAGAGTAATCTATTTTGCGGAAGTTCAATTCCAAAAAGATGAAGGACTGTATCATCGATTCTTTACCGAGGCGATGATGTACCTGAACCGGAATCGCTCTGGGTATGATGACTGGTTTTGTGTGGTAATTTTTCCCTCCCGTTCCTTGGAACCAAGCGATCGCAAAACTCATCGAATATATCTCAACAGCAACCAAGTACAGCGAATCTATCTCGACGAACTAGGTGAACCTAACCAGCAGCCAATAGGTATCAACTTGATGCAGTTGACTGTAGTATCTGATGAGGTAATGGCGCAGCAAGCTCGACTATTAATTGAGCGGGTACAATTAGAGTCAACGGACACACTGCTGAAAACCGAAATCCTAGACATCATCACCACAATCGCCGTTTATAAATTTTCGTCGTTGAGTAGAGAGGAAGTTGAAGCCATGCTAGGACTAACTTTAGAGCAAACCAGGGTTTATCAGGACGCGAAAGCCGAGGGTCGAGAACAAGGGCTAGAACAAGGTCGAGAACAAGGTCGAGAACAAGGTCGAGAACAAGGTCGAGAAGAACAGAAAGCTGAAATGTTGAAACTTACCGTACCTTTGTTACTCAAAACAGGGATGACCATAGAGCAGATTGCTCAACAGCTTAAGGTTGATGTAGAAGCAGTCCAACTCGCCGCACAGCAAAGCACATAG
- a CDS encoding toxin-antitoxin system HicB family antitoxin codes for MSNLKVQLPDSLYKSLQELAEKDGISVDQFIATAVAEKIAALTTETYLEELAKRGSREKYEAVLAKVPDVEPEAYDQLPTPE; via the coding sequence ATGAGTAACCTCAAAGTTCAACTTCCTGATTCTTTGTACAAAAGTTTGCAAGAGCTTGCAGAAAAAGATGGTATTTCTGTCGATCAGTTTATTGCCACAGCAGTTGCAGAAAAAATCGCCGCTTTGACAACTGAAACATATTTAGAAGAGTTGGCAAAACGGGGTAGTCGAGAAAAATATGAAGCTGTCTTGGCGAAAGTCCCAGATGTTGAGCCAGAAGCTTATGACCAGTTACCGACACCCGAATAA